Proteins co-encoded in one Solea senegalensis isolate Sse05_10M linkage group LG8, IFAPA_SoseM_1, whole genome shotgun sequence genomic window:
- the LOC122773744 gene encoding golgin subfamily A member 6-like protein 22, producing MKKDTKEKKGRKKGPDKIIGALTPVLEPLPSPLCRLPPLRRLNSSGCGDATALPGSLQPFRPTTGETDNISKTSSSSTEDGRKRLLREKEERVRLLQEELRRDEEEETKKLKEESEAVRKKLRITLERATSAERDRLNAQKKQDTERLEAELKEQLETERTRLQGENKEKLNALQKKESELQDQADQLEQRAKALKSEEDTLHTKIADLNTRKIKVGEEEKEVDRQMELIQERDQLKEELEQAHEVIHRAMEEWREAKEKEKQLMEEQDQLREELTRMREEKCQACEFIQRAREERSDAKEEKEQLREERDQLIEELQKMRAGRDQVREELERMREEKHQVQELIQRVREEGEKRLRGEMHKARDESRRAKEDKGKLESRVMLLQETCERLRHRVSELEQGEGSPSKEETTPSGDRNDALLHLDDSPPRSPGSNIQRNMDKLPCYISSRPTSTHKPNVCVESESSQLKERQAAVRATQSSISLDSSMVTEEMIRDLLQEVRNLSKLEKRVWRVKEDQIQQLKSVKTQEPLSGEAGERRATDDVPESDHSCTVDPLLRTGGRPSAPAKVLESLQQISNHFNTVLSTLGSVAGFTPHTAVPLSANQPHLISSFNPVMHQTHGLCPDSVQPRVSARLPELSWNWATQKSSAAAVSSGLKACDDLINRQRSQTYPGAAMMSTLSSYTPLSKRGNRLCSVEMDGPSLHRQIDSMKMWLESRRKDTSIPLLSRYPVMSSEKDLA from the exons ATGAAGAAGGACACGAAggagaaaaaagggagaaagaaagggCCAGACAAGATAATTGGA GCACTGACTCCAGTCTTGGAACCCTTACCGTCCCCACTGTGTCGCCTGCCTCCTCTGAGAAGACTGAACTCCTCTGGCTGTGGAGATGCCACTGCTCTCCCGGGTTCACTGCAGCCTTTCAGACCTACCACAGGG GAGACTGACAACATCAGTAAGACGTCGTCGTCCTCCACTGAAGACGGGAGGAAGAGGTTGTTgagggaaaaggaggagagggtGCGTCTCCtccaggaggagctgaggagagacgaggaggaggagacaaagaaACTGAAGGAGGAGAGTGAGGCCGTGCGGAAAAAGTTACGGATCACCCTGGAGAGAGCGACATCGGCAGAACGCGACAGACTGAATGCCCAGAAGAAGCAGGACACTGAACGTCTGGAGGCAGAGCTGAAAGAGCAgctggagacagagaggacaagaCTTCAGGGAGAGAACAAAGAGAAACTCAACGCTTTACAAAAGAAG GAGTCTGAACTGCAGGATCAAGCTGATCAGCTGGAGCAGAGAGCCAAAGCGCTGAAGAGCGAGGAGGACACGCTGCACACCAAG ATAGCAGATCTGAACACAAGGAAGATAAAGGtgggggaggaagagaaggaggtggaCAGGCAGATGGAG CTGATCCAGGAGAGAGACCAGCTGAAGGAAGAGCTGGAGCAAGCCCATGAAGTCATCCACAGAGCCATGGAGGAGTGGAGAGAGGccaaggagaaggagaagcagcTGATGGAAGAGCAGGACCAGCTGAGGGAGGAGCTGACAAGGATGAGGGAGGAGAAATGTCAAGCCTGTGAATTTATCCAGAGAGCcagggaggagaggagcgacgccaaggaggagaaggagcagctgagagaggagagagaccaGCTCATAGAAGAGCTGCAGAAGATGAGGGCAGGCAGAGATCAGGTGAGGGAAGAACTGGAGAGgatgagagaggagaaacaTCAAGTCCAAGAACTCATCCAGAGAGtcagggaggagggggagaagcGGCTGAGAGGAGAGATGCACAAAGCCAGAGATGAGAGCAGGAGAGCAAAGGAGGACAAGGGGAAGCTGGAGAGCAGAgtgatgctgctgcaggagaCATGTGAACGTCTCAGACACAGAGTCAG TGAGTTGGAACAAGGTGAAGGAAGTCCTTCCAAGGAAGAGACAACGCCCTCTGGTGACAGGAATGATGCGTTGCTGCACCTGGATGACTCACCACCTCGCTCCCCTGGATCAAACATTCAACGCAACATGGACAA ATTACCATGTTACATTTCCTCACGGCCCACCTCCACCCATAAACCCAATGTCTGTGTGGAGAGTGAGAGCAGCCAGTTAAAGGAGAGACAGGCAGCTGTGAGGGCAACTCAGTCCAGCATCTCTCTGGACTCCAGCATGGTGACTGAAGAGATGATAAGAGACCTACTGCAG GAGGTTAGAAATTTGTCAAAGCTGGAGAAGAGAGTTTGGAGAGTGAAAGAGGATCAGATTCAGCAGCTGAAGAGTGTGAAAACTCAAGAG CCTTTGTCTGGAGAGGCAGGAGAAAGGAGGGCGACTGATGACGTGCCTGAGTCAGACCACAGCTGTACTGTGGACCCACTGCTCAGAACAG GAGGTCGTCCCTCAGCCCCAGCCAAAGTCCTGGAGTCTTTGCAGCAGATCTCAAACCATTTCAACACCGTTCTGAGCACGCTGGGTTCCGTCGCTGGGTTCACACCTCACACAGCCGTCCCTTTGTCTGCAAATCAGCCTCACTTAATCTCCTCATTTAACCCAGTCATGCACCAGACACACGGCCTCTGCCCCGACTCTGTGCAGCCTCGTGTCTCTGCGAGGCTCCCAGAGCTTTCGTGGAACTGGGCGACTCAGAAAAGCTCTGCAGCCGCTGTGAGCAGCGGCCTGAAGGCCTGTGACGACCTCATCAACAGGCAACGGAGCCAGACTTATCCTG GAGCAGCTATGATGTCCACCTTATCATCATACACTCCTTTGAG TAAACGCGGCAACCGCCTGTGTTCTGTGGAGATGGACGGTCCGAGTCTGCACAGACAGATCGACAGCATGAAGATGTGGCTGGAGAGTCGCCGAAAAGACACCAGCAT ACCTTTGTTAAGTCGCTATCCGGTTATGTCCTCTGAGAAGGACTTGGCCTGA